The following proteins come from a genomic window of Ochotona princeps isolate mOchPri1 chromosome 14, mOchPri1.hap1, whole genome shotgun sequence:
- the LOC101531644 gene encoding cyclin-dependent kinase inhibitor 2A produces MERSAADKLATAAARGRAEEVRALLQAGVPPNAPNRLGRRPIQVMMMGNTRVAELLLLHGAEPNYADPVTLTRPVHDAAREGFLDTLVALHRAGARLDVRDAWGRLPVDLAEEKGHLDVAGYLRAAAGDTEGGLHASARAAESPSDGHH; encoded by the exons ATGGAGCGCTCTGCGGCCGACAAGCTGGCCACGGCCGCGGCCAGGGGCCGTGCGGAGGAGGTGCGGGCCCTGCTGCAGGCGGGGGTGCCGCCCAACGCACCGAACCGCCTAGGCCGCCGTCCGATCCAG GTCATGATGATGGGCAACACTCGCGTAGCCGAGCTCCTGCTGCTCCACGGTGCCGAGCCCAACTACGCCGACCCCGTCACCCTCACCCGACCGGTGCACGACGCCGCCCGGGAGGGCTTCTTGGACACGCTGGTGGCGCTGCACCGGGCCGGGGCGCGGCTGGACGTGCGCGACGCGTGGGGCCGCCTGCCCGTGGACCTGGCTGAAGAGAAGGGCCACCTCGACGTCGCAGGGTACCTGCGCGCGGCCGCGGGGGACACCGAAGGTGGTCTCCACGCCAGCGCCAGGGCCGCGGAAAGTCCCTCAG aTGGTCACCACTGA